The Sulfurospirillum deleyianum DSM 6946 nucleotide sequence AGCCTTGTTCTATATCCCATCGTCGTTTATAAATCTCAATAATCTCTTCATCATTGAGTTCTAAATCGGTGGAGACAATAGGGATGAGATTGTCGGTGGTTTTAATAAAAACAATTTTGAGTTTCCCTGCATTTTTATGTTCAACAACGGTTGAAAAATAGCTAAAGCGAATCTTCTTGCCATATGTTCCCACTTTGGCATTTTTAAGCTTTTTGTGTTTTTCATACATGGCATTCAGTGTTTTTTCTTTGTCATTAAAGTTCCAAATCTTAGTGTTGTTAGCAATTCTTGAAATGACCTTTAGACCCAAATCGTTCATCTCTTGGATAAAGGCTGGTTTAGAGTACCAACTGTCAACCAGCAAGTAATCAGCGTATATACCACTGTGTACAGCTCTTTTTACCATAGCCAATGCTATCTTAGACTTACCCTCCATAATCTCCATTCTTCGTTTGTAAGCGTTGCAACGGATATCGAGTTCTGTACTAAACTCTTCAACTTTAACGCGGGCATAGTTTCCCATGCTCATTGCAAAATCTATCATAAAATTTGAATAACCATCACTATAATTCAAAGAAACAACATTGATCCCTCTAATGGTTCGCTTCTCTTTATTGCTCCAAAGTCCATCACGACTCCCCTCTATATATTTACCTGTTTTACCCTCAACCGTATCATCCATAATAAAGACTTTTATTGACGAAGCATCTTGGACTTTATGCAAAAGCTTGATGATTTTTAAAGTGCTTAAAGAGAGAAGTTTTCTCCAGTTGTAGCTACTATTTTGCAAAAGTCTGTAGTAGGTGTCTTTTTTAAAACTCTCATTGCTTTGGTGCATAAACGAAGATATCTTTTTATTCATCACCAACATATAGACAAAGTGTAATACAACAAGATAGGGGGCTACGCCTTCTCTTTTCTTTACAAAGTTAGCACGGTGTAAAATACTCTTGATGTTTAAGAGTTGCAGTGTTTGATATATGGGGTTTTTAAGCGTTGTATTTATGGCCGATAGGATCTGTTCTTGAAGATTCATGGATGATATTCTTTATTTTTATTATAGCTAAAAGTGCCTAATATAGGGCTTTAACAGACTTTTTTCATTTGTCAATATGGAGATGGCACTCTTCTAAACGCTCGAAAGAATAGCCTTTTTAGACTATTCTTTTATTGGAATTAGGTGCGAAAGCTCAGTTATAATTTAAAAAAATGGCATTACTTACACAAAGAAATTTTGAGTTATATGCTTAATCAAAAATTTATTTACGGAAATTTGATAACAATAGATTCTCTTATAGAAGATTATCTAAATTTGGACTTTATACCTTTACATAAATTGGCAGCAAATCATTTTGAAGAACTTAAAAATTTATCTCTCGATAATGCCTCAATTCAAGTTTCAATGTTTATATGTCCAGACCTTTCAAATATTGTTTTTCATACTCTACATATTCATAACTCATTAATTCTAGGGCTTGATTTACAAAATGCAACATATGCTAAAAATATTATTTTAAACAATTCACGTTTATTTCAAGGCTCCTTAATTTCTCCAACAGATAAACAGAACAATATTAATCTCATTTTTAAAAAACCTAATATATTTGCATTACTTAAAAGTCTAGTGTATGGTAAAAAAGCATTTTTATTTCAAAAATTAGAATTACTTCCAGGTACAACATTAGAATCAAAAGAGTTGTATGATTACTACAATTGGTACAATTATTATGTTATAAATAATCGAAAAAGAAGCAAATTAACTTCTTTTTTTGATTTGGTTATGACCAAATACTATACATCGTTTTTTTATGTCTTTTTATGGTCTGTTATTTTTATTGTCGGATATGCTACTGCCATGTACTTTTTAAATCACATTGGCAATTTTTTTACTTTTAAAGAAGGAATAAAAGATGATTTTCCAACATACTTATTTATGAGTTTAACAAACTTTACAACACTAGGATTTGGTGAAATTGTACCATCTCATTGGTTCTCATATATTGTTGTTACAATGGAAGTATTTACTGGATACTATATGTTAGCTATGTTAGTTGCAATAGTTGCAAAACGAGAAATGAAATACTCTTAGCTACTAAAACTTAATATAACGAATAGCAGGACTCAACTTTTAACTTTCTACTTATCCGCATAATGCGTTTTACATTGTACGACCTCGATGGTCTCTTCTAAAATGCGGTAAACAATGCGATTTTTTTCATCAATCCTACGACTCCAATACTCTGACAAATCGCCTCTTAGCCGCTCAGGTTTGCCGATGCCCATGTTGCCATTTCGCATGATGTCTGACAAGAGTTGATTGATGCGTTTTAGCGTCTTTTTATCTTCACTCTGCCATGAAAGATATTCGTCCCATGCTATTTGCGTAAAAACGATTTTTTGACTCATTGAGCCATCTTTTCTAACGCATCAAGGCTTTTTACCGTTTTGTCGGTACTGGCAATGGACTCTCGTAGTTTTGCTTGATTGTATGGGCTATAAAACGCATCTTTACGCACCACTTCAAAAGGAATGCCACCACGGTTGAGTGCTTGACGTACAAACATATTAAACGCTGTGGTCATGTTAAGCCCTAACTCACCAAAAAGCTCTTCAGCTTGTTTTTTCACCGTTTCATCCATGCGAATATTGATGTTTACTTGTGCCATAATTTCTCCTTTATTTTTGTAAATTATAGCAAATTGTAAATAAAATTATGTAAATTTATTAGATTTTCTGCATAATAGAGGGCTTTTCTTTTAATGTTTATCTAAAAGCATTTTCTCTTCTTCCTCTGAAAGAAAACGCCATGTGCCAATGTCGATGTCAAGTTTAAAATCACCAATGCTAATTCGGTTTAGCTCTAAAACTTTTAAAGGTGTGCCAAATTTTGGGTCTTTGAGTGCCCCAAACAATCGACGAATATGACGATTTTTTCCCTCGTCAATCACAACGCTTAGTTTCGTTTTGGCACCGCCCATGCCTATCTTTTTCACTTCCAGTGCTTTCAATAAACCTTGTGAAGTTTGAACCCCTTTTAATGCCTCTGCGATATGTTCATCCATCACATGCCCTCGCACCCAAATCTCATATACTTTGGTGCACTTTTTAGGCGTCGTCAATGCGTTGCTTATGTGACCGTTGGTGGTAAATAACAAAAGCCCCTTCGAGTCTAAATCAAGCCGTCCAATGGGCATCCATCCTTCATTAAAAGCCCAATCGGGCAAAAGATCATACACTGTTTTCCGCCCAAGATCATCCGAACGTGTAACGAGATAACCCTTAGGTTTGTTGAGAACGAACAGCTTTTTTGAAGTGGTCATTGTGTGAGTTATTGGGAGCATTTATCGACCCTTTCAATCACATAACGCCCATTTTCACACGTTACATGTAAAGGCACACCAAAGGTAAAACTCAGATGTTCATCGCTTAACATCTCCTCTTTTTTCCCTTGTTGGTAAATGCGTCCCTCTTTTAAAAGTACCACATGAGAAATTGCTTCAAAGACCTCTTCTAAATGATGCGTAATCAAGATAACCGTACGCTCTCTTGCGATTTTTTGCAGTAAATTTACAAACTCTATTTGCGCTTTGATGTCCAGTCCCACGGTGGGCTCATCGAGTATCATCGCTTTAGGTTCATGCACCAAAGAGCGTGCGATGATGCAGCGCCTAAGCTCCCCTGTGCTCATGCTTGAGATGCGTTTATCCCTTAAATGCGAAATTTCCAAAGAGGCTAAAACCTCTTCTGCTTTCTTTACATGTAAAGGCGAAAAACCTTGGTGTTCGTAGAGATGAAAACTGCTAAAAAAACCTGAGAGAGCTACTTCAAACCCATTCAAATCAGGCGCTCTTTCGCTAAATTGGTAGTGCAAATCATTGGTAATAATCCCCAGATTTTTTTTCAGCTCCCAAATATCCCAAACACTTTTACCAAAAACCTCTTTTTTCATCACCTCACTGTAACGAGGGTAAATGTCGTTGGAGAAGAGTTTTAGCAGGGTTGATTTTCCAGAGCCGTTTGCCCCTAAAATCGCTGTGTGTTCACCCTCTTTTATCTTAAGGCTGATGTCATGCAACACATTTTCATCTTCATATGCCACACAAATATGCTCAAAATTAACAATCTCCATCTTCACTCCTTTGCCAAAATTATAGCACGTCCGCCCTTTTGCTTTTCATATCAATATATCTTGATATGAATAAAACTTTGTGCTATACTCTCCTAAAATTTAAGGAAAACGCATGGAGATTTTTTTACAAACCATCGGTGCGCTCAACGATGCCACTCGTTTGCAGATTCTTCGTTTTATTCAGCTCAACGGCGAAGTGTGCGTGTGTGAGATAGAAGCGTCATTTAATATGATTCAATCACGCATCTCCCGCCATCTTAAAATCCTCAAAGATGCGGGATTTTTACGGGTTAATAGACGAGGAAAATGGGCATACTACGCCATTCGTACCCCACTGGATCGCTTTCGTTTGGAATGTTTGGAAGAGCTGAGTTATCTTGACATCCCTTTGCCCCTCAAACCACTGGCGTGTAACGAAAATCTATGATACTCTCTTTTTCACTTTTCCTCGCTACCCTTTTGCTGGTGATTATTCAACCTCGTGGACTTAAAATCGGCACTTCTGCTATGATAGGAGCAGGATTTGCTCTGCTTTTAGGCGTGGTCAGTTTTGAGGATGTTTTAGTGGTCACAGACATTGTTTGGGATGCGACGTTGGCGTTTATTGGTATTATTATTCTCTCTTTAGTCCTTGATGAAATAGGCTTTTTTGAGTGGTGCGCCATTAAAATGGCAAAGCTCTCCTATGGCAATGGACATCTGATGTTTGTCTATGCGCTTCTTTTAGGCTCACTCATCTCCGCACTCTTTGCCAATGATGGAGCGGTGCTTATTTTGACCCCAATTTTACTGGCTAAAATGCGCATTTTAAAGTTAGAAGCCAAAACGATTGTGGCGTTTTTACTCGCAGGAGGCTTTATCTCCGATAGTGCGTCACTCCCCTTTGTCTTTTCAAACCTTACCAACATTGTGACGGCAAACTACTTTAACATTGGTTTTGCGACCTATGTGAGCGTTATGTTGACCCCTTATATCGCAAGCACCATTGTTTCCATTGCGATTTTATGGCTCTTTTTACGCAAAGATATTCCTTTACATGTAAACACAGAGCTTCTTAAAAATCCCGATGATGTCTTAAAAAGCAAACCCCTTTTTTATCTGAGTTGGATTTTTATCGCAGGGCTTATGGCAAGCTATTTTGTGGGCGAATTTTACCACGTGCCCATTAGCTTTATCGCCTTAGGTGGGGCATTTAGTTTTTTGGCCATCGCAAGCTACTTTAAAGCCGCCAAACCGTGGCTGACCATTAAAACTGCTCCGTGGCAAGTGGTGTGGTTTAGCATTGGGCTTTACATTGTGGTGTATGGGTTAAAAAACGCCGGACTGACGGAGTATTTGAGCGCTCTTTTGCAAACGCTTAACCAACAAGGAGAGCTTATCGCCATTGTTGGGACGGGATTTATCGCAGCTTTCTTAAGTGCGGTGATGAATAATCTCCCCAGTGTTATGATTATGGATATTGCCTTACATGACATCCAAAATAGTGCCTTAGCCTACGCCAATATTATCGGGTGCAATTTAGGACCGAAGATGACCCCTTTTGGCTCACTCGCCACGCTTTTGTGGTTGCATGTCATGGCAAACAAGGGGGTGAAAATTAGCTTTTGGGAGTACTCAAAATTTGGACTTATCGTCACTCCACCCATTCTTTTACTCGTTCTCTTAAGCCTCGCAAGCCTTTAAATGTTTTACATGTAAAGGTTCATGCTTTGTTGTGACTTTTGTGTTACAATAAAACAACTTTGCAAAGGAGTAAGCCATGAAAATCACCCCTGAAATTCTCTTTGAAGCACGCCGTCATTTTTTAAAACTGGGAGCTGGAGCACTGGTAAGCACCACGGCACTCTCCAAACTTTTAGCCTCCATGCCAGAAGAAATTCAACTCTCCTTTACCAAAGATGCCAACCCCTTAAACCTCACGCCTAATACCTTTGAGCAGGTGAGCAATTATGTCAATTTTTACGAATTTTCCACCGATAAAACCGCTCCTGTCAAAATGGCTCAGAGCATGAAAACCAAACCGTGGAATGTGGGCTTTTTTGGTGAAATTAAAACCGAACAGATGCTAGAAGTGGATGATCTTATCGCTAAGTTTGGACTGGAAGAGCGCATTTATCGTTTTCGCTGTGTCGAGGGTTGGTCGATGGTCGTTCCGTGGATTGGATTTCCACTCTACAAATTGCTTGATTACCTAGAGCCAAATGCCAAAGCCAAATACGTGAAGTTTACGACTCGTCATGAACCTGCAATGTTTCCCGACCAACAAAAAGGACTTTTTGCCTCTATCCAACATCCTTACGTGGAAGGGCTACGCATGGATGAAGCACGTCATCCACTCACCTTCATTGCGGTGGGAATGTACGGCAAAGCGCTTCCGAAACAAAATGGCGCACCGATTCGTTTGGTCGTACCGTGGAAATACGGCTTTAAATCCATCAAATCCATCGACCTCATTGAGTGCGTGGAAGAAGAGCCTAAAAATACCTGGCAAGTGATGGACTCAAAAGAGTACGGCTTCTACGCCAATGTCAATCCAAACGTTGATCACCCCAGATGGAGTCAAGCCAAAGAGCGAGTACTTGGAAAACTCACCAAACAAGCCACTTTGCCTTTTAACGGCTACGAGAAAGAGGTGGGACATCTGTATGCGGGAATGGACTTGAGGAAGTTTTTTTGAAAACGTTTCTTACGCTCATTGCCCTCCTTCCTTTGGGGTACGCTTACTACAAACTTGAAAGTGCCATCGACCCGATTAAAATGCTCTACACCACCACAGGCGTTGGGGCGATGGTACTGCTTTTGCTCTCACTCGTGCCTTCTACATGTAAACGAGTCTATGGGCAAAACTTCCTCCGCTACCGCAAAACCATTGGGCTTTTAAGCTTTGTTTACGCCCTTTTACATGTAAGCGTTTTTGTCGTTTTAGACAGTGAATTTGACTTTGTCACCCTCTTTGAGAAAAGCCTTAAAAAGCCGTTCATCTATGTTGGTGTTATCGCTTTTTTCATCCTTCTTTTCATGGCACTGACTTCTTTTAAAAAGCTCTTTGCTAAGTTTTCAAAGTACCACAAAGCGGTCTATCTCGCTTTAGCCTTAGCCCTGCTTCATAGCTTCTGGGCGCAAAAAGTCGCTGGTGTGTTTGAGTATGGCATCGTTGCTGTGGGTGTCGTGCTTTTATGGGAGAGAGTTTGGGCGTGGAAGACAAATTTTAAGTAGAAAAACATACGCACTTCGGTAAAATCTGCTTTTCTAGCAAGACCTTCAAAGGTAAAAATAACATATGAATCTGCACTTTAATCGTTCACTGATTCAAGAGTATAAAAATAGTTCCCAAATTGCCCGTGTTCTCACTGAAAATTGGGTAGAAAAAAATATTTTTTGCCCCAGTTGTGGCACACCCATCCAATCTTATGAAAATAATCGCCCTGTGGCTGATTTTTATTGTCTTACATGTAAAGAACAATTTGAGTTAAAAAGCAAAAAAGGCTCTTTAGGTAAAAAAGTAACCGATGGCGCTTACGATACGATGATTGCACGACTTAAAAGTTCAGAAAACCCCAATTTTTTCTTTTTAACCTATGAGCTAAAAACCCTTCAAATTCATAATTTTGTTGTGATGCCAAAACATTTTTTTACCCCAGAAATCATTGAAAAGCGTAAACCCCTATCCCCCAATGCAAAACGCGCAGGATGGGTGGGATGCAATATTTTACTGAGTGCCTTACCTGAGAGTGGAAAAATTTTTTACATACACAATCAAACCATACAAAGCAAAGATGCCATTTTAGAGAAATGGGCAAAAACACTCTTTTTAAAAGAATCTCATGGTGAACAAAAAGGGTGGATTCTTGATATTATGGCGTGTATTGAAAAGCTCCATAAAAAGCAATTTACAAGACAAGAGCTATTGACATTTATTCCTTATTTACAAACAAAATACCCCAAAAACAATAACATCGAATTCAAAATTTCACAGCAACTGCAAGTTTTAAGAGACAAAGGTTTTTTAAAATTTACAGCCCGTGGCAATTACGAATTAATAGGATAATCTATGCCCATTTCTCGAGAACATGCACTGCTCATTATCAAATATCTTTTAGACCATCCAACGTTTTATTTTCCTTTTGTGCTCGTATGCAAAGGTTATGCCAGCAATACGTACAAGGATGATGATTTTGTTGAAATTATTCCTAGTGATGACTATGAAAATTTAGTCGAAAATCGACATTACGACACGTTTGAACTTTGGGAAAATGTACAAAAGTTAGACGTAGAAACACTCCAACTAATGTCAAAAGGGTTTATTGAACACATCATGGCACATTCCATAGAAACTGAACTTTTAGAAAATGCCAAAAAATATAGAGCACTTTGGAAAGAAGAGCTTTGGGAATCCACAGATATTGAGAAGTTTGCTCAAAATGAATATTTTGGCGCTAAAGCAGAGGGATTTGAAGAAAGCCTTGAAATCTTTAAAAAACATCTCGCATCTTCTTACATGTAACCTTCTTTTACCGTCTATTTCCTCTAAAGAGTGTAGAAAATAAAGAGTGTTTTTTCTCTTCCATCGGAAAAGTGGGGTCACTTGCATGGCGGACATCTTCGATGGAGTAAACCGCTTGAGGGTTGTACGTGCCAATTAAAGAGCGTACTTTTTCGATGTCGGAGCGTTTGATGACGGTAAAAATAATATTGACCGAACCTGCGTTTCCCTCTGCATCCGTCACCGTCACGCTGTAACGAAGTGAACGCAGTGCGCTCACCAAATGATGCGAATCTTTTTTGGTAATAATTCGAATCACCACCATCCCCAAAGCCAAACGACTCTCAATGAACATCCCAATGTAATTGCCCAAAGAAAAGCCTAAAGCGTAGGCGATGTAGTTAATAGGATTGGTCAAATTTGCCATGACTTTTGAAATCGCCATCAGCCAAATGCTCACCTCAAAAAAGCCGAGTATTGGCGCCCAGAGACGAAGCCCTTTCGAGACAAAAATAATGCGAAGTGTGCCAATACTAACATCGGTAATGCGTGCAAGACAGATTAAAAGTGGTATGCCATAAAGGGTAAACGCCTCACTTGCAAAAAGTTCGCTCATACCCCGCCTCCTAAAGAATAATCTCTTTCACACGCCCGACTTCACCGCTTTCAAGTCGCACTTTAATGCCATGCGGATGATTGGCGGAATTGGTCAAAATATCTTTTACCACACCCTCGGTGAGCTTTCCGCTCTTTTGGTCTTCTTTTAAAACGATGAAAACTTTAACGCCTTTGTGAATGTTATTTCGACTTTGTCCAGCACTCATGTTTATCCTTTACATGTAATGCTCTATTATACACGTTTTTTTTTACATGTAAAGCTTAAGTGAGTGTGCGACACAAGGCTAAAAAGGCTTCACCGTATCGTTCAAACTTCACCTCACCTACGCCACTGACATCGAGCATCGCTTCTTTATCCACAGGGAGTTTTTCTGCCATCTCTTTAAGGGTTTTATCGCTAAAAACCACATACGGCGGTATGCCATTTTCTTTGGCAATTTCCAAACGCAAAGCACGTAATTTCTCAAATATAGGGAGTTCAAATGCACCACTTAGTGCTTTCGTTGATTTTTTAGAGACTTTTTTGCGCTCTTCCAAACGCTTCGCATGAATGCTTACCGCTAAACGCTCTTTGATTATCTGAGCGCCGTATTCACTGAGACTCACCACACGGTATTCGCCCACTTTTAGCGCTTCAAGCTCCATCAGTCTATCGCCGATGCTCAGCCACTGCGCCTTACTTCGCTCTTTTCCAATGCCATAAACCGAAAGGCTTTTATGTCCGTTTTGTGCTATTTTTTCATTGCTTACGCCCATTAAGACATCAATGACGTATTGTAACCCAAAACGCTGTCCTGTACGGTACACGCTAGAGAGAAGCTTTAACGCCTCGTTTGAGATGTCCACACTCTGCTTTTCACCCTCCACGCAGTTATCACAACGGGTGTTACATGTAAGAATCGTATCGTCAAAATAGCTTGCAATTTGTTGATGGCGGCAGACTTGAGAGGTGGCAAATTTAGCGATGGCATCGAGCTTTTCATAGGCTACTTTTTGGTACTCTGATGCGGGTTGCTCACCAATGCGACGTTTGTGCTCCACAATATCTGACGCTGAAAAAAGCAGTAAAGTTGAAGAAGGTAGTCCATCACGTCCCGCACGCCCGATTTCTTGGTAATAATTTTCAAGGGTTTTAGGCAATGACATGTGTGCCACAAAGCGAATATTGCTCTTATCAATGCCCATCCCAAACGCCACGGTGGCAACCACCACGTCGATTTCATCGTTTAAAAAAGCGTGGTAGGTCTCGTTTTTTTCTTCGGTGCAAAGCCCTGCATGATAAGCACGTACACGCATGCTATACCCTTGTAAAAAGAGCGCTAAACTCTCCGTCTCTTTGCGTGTGAGTGTGTAAATGATGCCACTCTCGTTTTGAAACGCACGCAAAAAGCTCAAAAGTTGCTCACGTCCATTACCATTGCGATAATCCGCTTTAATCGTAAGATTCTCACGCTCCACTTTCGCACGAATGATTAAAGGATTGATAAGACTTAATTGCTGAAGGATGTCATGTTCCACGATTTTTGTCGCCGTCGCTGTAAATGCGGCAATGGGTGTTTTGGGAAAGTAGTGTTTCAGGCGAAAGAGTTGTCGGTAATCTTCTCTAAATTCATGCCCCCACTCACTCACACAATGCGCTTCATCAATGACAAAAAAGTTAATGCAAAGGGTTTGTAAAAAGTGTAAAAATGACTCACCCTTTAAGCGTTCAGGTGCAACATACAAGAGTTTAAGCTCACCCTTACGGCACGCTTGCATGCTCTCTTGGATTTCTTGGGGTGATTGCATGGATGAAATCATAGAGGCTTTAATGCCAAAGGCAGAGAGTGCGGTGATTTGGTCGTGCATCAAGGCTAAAAGCGGTGAAATGACAACGCTAAGACCTTCCATCACTAAGGAAGGAAGCTGATAACACAGTGACTTTCCAGCCCCCGTGGGTAAAATCATCATCAAATCTTTATGCGCTAAAATCGCATTGACCGCTTCTTCTTGATTGGCTCTAAAATGATGGTGTCCAAAGACACGCTGAAGGATGTTGTATGTTGTATTCACCTAGAGTTCTATCTCGTCTCTATCTTTACCATCGCTGGCAAACCACTCATCTTCAATAAAATCACTCTCAACAATTTGCGAAACATTGCGCTTCATATAGCGACCTGAGGCAGTGACGGCAACTTCGCCATTGGGAAGTATCAGCTCACCTGTGCCTTCAAAAATGCGCCCTTTATCATTCACGATGCGCCCAACGACTTTCAGCTCCACATCCAAAGGAACGGGCTTTTTGTATTTTAAATTAAGCTCAATCGTCACACCAAAACTCTCTTGCCCATAATGCGCCATAATGGCTCTCCCAATCGTCTCATCCAAAATCGTTGCGGAGATGCCACCGTGTAAGATATTGGGATAACTTTGCAAATAGGTATGCCCCGTAAAATAGCCCACAACCTCTTTATTTTCCAACTCGTAAAATTTTGTCTTCAACCCAAAAGGATTTTCGATGCCACACACCAAACAGTTTTTAGAGATATGCTGTTTGGCTGTCACTTTCCACTTCACGCTTTTACTCCATGAACCTTTTCAAGCTCTTTGCGCACTTTAGAGTAGAGCTTCAAATCAACCACTTTATAGCTTTTCAAAAGAGCATCTAAAAGTGCGCTATTTAGCTCTTGTTGGTCGTTTTTATCTTCAGGAATGATTTTGTCTTTAACACCACAG carries:
- the recQ gene encoding DNA helicase RecQ, which gives rise to MNTTYNILQRVFGHHHFRANQEEAVNAILAHKDLMMILPTGAGKSLCYQLPSLVMEGLSVVISPLLALMHDQITALSAFGIKASMISSMQSPQEIQESMQACRKGELKLLYVAPERLKGESFLHFLQTLCINFFVIDEAHCVSEWGHEFREDYRQLFRLKHYFPKTPIAAFTATATKIVEHDILQQLSLINPLIIRAKVERENLTIKADYRNGNGREQLLSFLRAFQNESGIIYTLTRKETESLALFLQGYSMRVRAYHAGLCTEEKNETYHAFLNDEIDVVVATVAFGMGIDKSNIRFVAHMSLPKTLENYYQEIGRAGRDGLPSSTLLLFSASDIVEHKRRIGEQPASEYQKVAYEKLDAIAKFATSQVCRHQQIASYFDDTILTCNTRCDNCVEGEKQSVDISNEALKLLSSVYRTGQRFGLQYVIDVLMGVSNEKIAQNGHKSLSVYGIGKERSKAQWLSIGDRLMELEALKVGEYRVVSLSEYGAQIIKERLAVSIHAKRLEERKKVSKKSTKALSGAFELPIFEKLRALRLEIAKENGIPPYVVFSDKTLKEMAEKLPVDKEAMLDVSGVGEVKFERYGEAFLALCRTLT
- a CDS encoding PaaI family thioesterase translates to MKWKVTAKQHISKNCLVCGIENPFGLKTKFYELENKEVVGYFTGHTYLQSYPNILHGGISATILDETIGRAIMAHYGQESFGVTIELNLKYKKPVPLDVELKVVGRIVNDKGRIFEGTGELILPNGEVAVTASGRYMKRNVSQIVESDFIEDEWFASDGKDRDEIEL